A genome region from Arachis duranensis cultivar V14167 chromosome 6, aradu.V14167.gnm2.J7QH, whole genome shotgun sequence includes the following:
- the LOC110272894 gene encoding mitogen-activated protein kinase kinase kinase 20-like, with translation MSDLQWKKVEVLGAGSYGTVYLGILVDEQKRFHSFIAVKSSIPKLAFSLKKEEQIFKSVWEGESSGCQEIIQCFGTETTVEHGRCFYNLFLEYAPHGSLADLIHTKPLPETEVSVYARMIVKELSHIHRKGIVHCDLKPENILVFPSLDKEIANYQLKIADFGLSKTKEEEADVELWKSKPRGTPLYLSPEAFSGHIDAPMDIWALGCIVIEMLTGLPAWGESPLLIEELRYLVEHHELSPKKPQGIGFFCHDFLDKCFMKDPSKRWTADRLLDHPFLYITFNDQQPQHSLAIPEDDLGVKRVRDLKKRKREEPVASGTLRIWNPEFVEEEDEEGEGVVEKRVWEWRKRLVEKMNGIELNLEGVKFKLDVAVPDSDDFEAMKKDWEQFFAFDTRASEKGLVAFVMVVKLVKDEIEDDYQLQGVYIELESLRRLRTKVDA, from the exons ATGAGTGATTTACAATGGAAGAAGGTGGAGGTCTTGGGAGCAGGTTCTTATGGCACTGTTTATCTTGGCATTCTTGTTGATGAACAAAAACGGTTTCATAGCTTCATTGCTGTGAAGAGCTCTATTCCCAAACTGGCATTCTCACTGAAGAAAGAGGAACAGATTTTTAAATCAGTTTGGGAAGGTGAAAGCAGTGGTTGCCAAGAAATCATTCAATGCTTTGGAACTGAAACCACAGTAGAGCATGGACGTTGCTTTTACAATCTTTTCTTGGAATATGCTCCTCACGGTTCTTTGGCTGACTTGATCCACACGAAACCTCTTCCCGAGACCGAGGTGAGTGTCTATGCACGCATGATTGTTAAAGAGCTTTCGCATATTCATCGCAAAGGAATCGTCCACTGTGACCTCAAGCCGGAGAACATTCTTGTGTTTCCTTCATTGGATAAAGAGATTGCAAACTATCAATTGAAGATTGCGGATTTTGGATTATCGAAAACCAAAGAGGAGGAAGCAGATGTTGAGTTGTGGAAGTCCAAGCCGAGAGGTACGCCATTATACTTGTCACCGGAAGCGTTTTCTGGTCATATTGATGCTCCGATGGATATATGGGCACTTGGTTGCATAGTGATTGAAATGCTCACTGGATTGCCTGCCTGGGGTGAGAGCCCTTTGCTTATTGAGGAGTTGAGGTATTTGGTTGAGCATCATGAACTATCACCCAAGAAGCCGCAGGGAATCGGTTTTTTCTGTCATGATTTTCTGGATAAGTGCTTCATGAAGGATCCTAGCAAGAGATGGACTGCTGACAGGCTTCTTGATCATCCTTTCCTTTATATCACATT caACGACCAACAACCCCAACACTCCCTCGCGATTCCCGAGGACGACCTCGGCGTTAAGCGCGTGAGGGACCTCAAGAAGCGGAAGCGCGAGGAGCCTGTTGCTTCGGGGACTCTCAGGATCTGGAATCCTGAGTtcgttgaagaagaagatgaggaaGGCGAGGGTGTGGTTGAGAAGAGGGTTTGGGAGTGGAGGAAGAGGTTGGTGGAGAAGATGAACGGGATTGAGCTGAATCTTGAAGGGGTTAAGTTCAAGCTTGATGTTGCTGTTCCCGATTCGGATGATTTTGAGGCAATGAAGAAAGATTGGGAACAGTTTTTTGCGTTTGATACTCGAG CTAGTGAGAAAGGCTTAGTAGCTTTTGTTATGGTAGTCAAATTGGTCAAGGATGAAATTGAAGACGATTATCAACTTCAGGGAGTG TACATCGAATTAGAGTCTCTTCGCAGATTAAGGACTAAAGTTGATGCCTAA
- the LOC107495797 gene encoding LIM domain-containing protein WLIM1 yields the protein MAFAGTTQKCMACDKTVYLVDKLTADNRIFHKACFRCHHCKGTLKLSNYNSFEGVLYCRPHFDQLFKRTGSLEKSFEGTPKVAKPEKNTDEKPAAAKVSSMFGGTRDKCAGCQKTVYPTEKVTVNGTPYHKSCFKCCHGGCVISPSNYIAHEGKLYCKHHHVQLIKEKGNLSQLEGDHEKSAVQAKINGEEVTAET from the exons atGGCATTTGCAGGAACAACTCAGAAATGTATGGCTTGTGACAAAACCGTTTACCTTGTTGATAAGTTGACTGCGGATAACCGAATTTTCCACAAAGCTTGCTTCCGCTGCCACCACTGCAAAGGAACTCTCAAG CTGAGCAACTACAACTCTTTTGAGGGAGTTCTTTACTGTAGGCCGCACTTCGATCAACTTTTCAAGAGAACTGGTAGCCTTGAGAAAAGCTTTGAAG GAACACCAAAAGTTGCTAAACCAGAGAAAAACACTGATGAG AAACCTGCAGCAGCAAAAGTTTCAAGTATGTTTGGTGGAACAAGAGATAAATGTGCTGGTTGCCAAAAAACTGTGTATCCAACTGAGAAG GTCACTGTGAATGGGACTCCTTACCATAAGAGTTGCTTCAAGTGCTGCCATGGAGGATGTGTTATCAGCCCTTCCAATTACATCGCGCACGAGGGAAAGCTCTACTGCAAACACCACCATGTCCAACTAATCAAGGAGAAGGGAAACTTGAGTCAGCTTGAAGGTGATCATGAGAAGAGTGCAGTGCAAGCAAAAATCAATGGCGAAGAAGTCACAGCTGAGACATAA
- the LOC107495861 gene encoding uncharacterized protein LOC107495861: protein MSNSNDQQPQRSRPFRPTKPLEIDNSSGLTLVPRVKLTLTIYPLAATVTSVDEWKMKRALIDYLHTTHSLAIPEDDLDVKRVRDLKKRKREEPVASGTLRIWNLEFIEEEDEEGEGAVEKRVWEWRKRLVEKMNGIELNLEGVKFKLDVAVPVSDDFEAMKKDWEHFFAFDTRGYYRGKREPDTIILRGVPSRWFAEPRVSSKPSMLVTHTIFSTFGKIRNLNVAEDDDPGKDANEDGGDLVSGLYCKIVVQFEKYRDFHDALRVLCGRSLQKQGSRLKADYEVSWDRDGFFRNTRNQTQEKTNRVSTTAADHYKSEAPRRHTPYARHSPENVRPRRFRE, encoded by the exons ATGAGCAACAGCAACGACCAACAACCCCAACGGTCAAGGCCGTTTCGCCCAACGAAACCGTTAGAGATTGACAACAGCAGCGGCCTCACGCTCGTCCCGCGCGTGAAGCTCACGCTCACTATCTACCCTCTCGCCGCAACCGTTACCTCCGTCGACGAGTGGAAGATGAAGCGCGCTCTCATCGACTACCTTCACACCACTCACTCCCTCGCGATTCCCGAGGACGACCTCGACGTTAAGCGCGTGAGGGACCTCAAGAAGCGGAAGCGCGAGGAGCCTGTTGCTTCGGGGACTCTCAGGATCTGGAATCTCGAGttcattgaagaagaagatgaggaaGGCGAGGGTGCGGTTGAAAAGAGGGTTTGGGAGTGGAGGAAGAGGTTGGTGGAGAAGATGAACGGGATTGAGCTGAATCTTGAAGGGGTTAAGTTCAAGCTTGATGTTGCTGTTCCCGTTTCGGATGATTTTGAGGCAATGAAGAAAGATTGGGAACACTTTTTTGCGTTTGATACTCGAG GGTACTATAGAGGGAAGCGTGAACCAGATACGATTATTTTGAGGGGTGTTCCCTCACGATGGTTTGCTGAGCCTAGAGTTTCTTCTAAGCCTTCCATGCTCGTCACACATACCATCTTCTCAACATTTGGCAAGATAAG GAATCTTAATGTTGCTGAGGACGATGATCCAGGTAAGGATGCAAATGAAGACGGCGGAGACCTGGTTTCAGGCCTTTACTGTAAGATTGTGGTTCAGTTTGAAAAATATAGAGACTTCCATGATGCATTGAGAGTTCTATGTGGTCGCTCATTGCAAAAG CAAGGATCGAGATTAAAGGCTGATTATGAAGTTAGCTGGGATAGAGATGGATTTTTTCGGAACACGAGAaatcaaactcaagaaaagacCAACAGAGTGTCAACAACGGCAGCAGATCATTATAAAAGTGAAGCTCCTAGACGCCATACCCCTTATGCTCGCCACAGCCCAGAGAATGTGCGGCCAAGGAGATTCCGG GAATAA
- the LOC107495870 gene encoding uncharacterized protein LOC107495870: MTSNFDRWEKDPFFEAAEEVQESADRLESAYRTWIRSTKDDSSVWNSDELRRDLNTALGTAKWQLDEFNRAVKSSYSRNSIEDTRNRHRDFVAAIDEKITKVEYSLYESDQSDGEAPRPWARLDEGEQDELALFLSGMPATGNPRIVDTDSVSNCSKNAHALSGLGEAKEDRLNAHRRAASASADIGSWKIAVSDDAQQWSSSSGSSGPMPKVASLSAFLSSMGSVPVLKWPRNGYRKLNHKEPDSALLPMTELKKGNKASFEKSKSCLESSDESYDKQLYGWYGAIQRQIRRSQYQMRYSQPVRITVSVVVLLCLIVLIANRAM; this comes from the exons ATGACGTCCAATTTTGACCGGTGGGAGAAAGATCCTTTCTTTGAAGCTGCCGAAGAAGTTCAGGAATCTGCAGACAG GTTGGAATCTGCATATAGGACATGGATTCGTTCCACAAAAGATGATTCCAGCGTGTGGAACTCTGATGAGCTTCGTAGAGATCTAAATACTGCTCTTGGCACTGCTAAATGGCAG TTAGATGAATTCAATCGGGCAGTTAAGTCGAGCTATAGCAGAAACTCAATTGAGGATACAAGAAATAGGCACCGTGATTTTGTTGCTGCCATTGATGAGAAGATCACAAAAGTTGAGTATTCATTATATGAATCTGACCAATCGGATGGTGAGGCACCTCGGCCTTGGGCGCGTTTGGATGAAGGAGAACAAGATGAACTTGCATTATTTCTTTCGGGAATGCCAGCGACCGGAAATCCGCGAATAGTTGATACCGATTCAGTCAGTAATTGTTCAAAGAATGCACACGCTTTGTCTGGGTTGGGTGAAGCAAAGGAAGATAGATTAAATGCGCATCGTAGGGCAGCTAGTGCTAGTGCTGATATTGGTTCTTGGAAAATTGCAGTTTCTGATGATGCACAGCAATGGAGTTCGTCCAGTGGTTCCTCCGGTCCTATGCCTAAGGTAGCAAGTTTATCGGCATTTCTTAGTTCGATGGGATCCGTACCTGTGTTGAAGTGGCCTAGGAATGGTTATAGAAAGCTGAATCATAAAGAACCCGATAGTGCGCTACTTCCAATGACCGAATTGAAAAAG GGCAACAAGGCATCCTTCGAAAAAAGTAAGAGTTGTCTTGAAAGTTCTGATGAATCTTATGACAAGCAACTTTATGGATGGTATGGTGCTATTCAGAGACAGATTCGAAGATCTCAATACCAAATGCGATACAGTCAACCAGTTCGAATAACAGTTTCCGTTGTTGTTCTCCTTTGCTTGATTG TTTTAATTGCGAATCGCGCAATGTAG
- the LOC107495796 gene encoding F-box protein At3g12350, with product MASSLSFSDFPEDVQLCILSFLSPTEIATFSCTSKRFVSLCTSDSRLWFTMCERRWGSKTQINKWVKGAVTYRHLYRTLSEWENLIGFWRRSGPGSASISSPSLLFFEWWDTCISGFRVSPSTNGSYGVVKAPFLWMGLSDDGQIVNLLDPDGRSEVSAPEFAAVPANGEVGLTENELIPVNLSFMGRTHFVVEENQSFAAANSSSCSSDQKRNGFSRSMSPGNLSGDEYGSVGEDVSGSPGSLPDRLMSEIYQHLANRTSPGSDKSRKQRRREKERLAKRKWEPEHFVKIENCSPTPSRPLQGLWKGICDDMNLAFYLVVYDDIGGIACRRVGDPPERFSNYAPVFWTSKTTFLETPFSLEEETLYDSRLHIRPHQTSFEIQEQFHLSDVEVVNPFQQLHLSGNEVVKRILHISSSYDLVIPDAAGMINPRSGEGRIWQYHNDTFGFGFLCDNFVIDMKHIFRNGCIVDIVNP from the exons ATGGCTTCGTCTCTGTCGTTTTCAGATTTCCCCGAAGACGTTCAGCTCTGCATACTGTCGTTTCTCTCTCCCACCGAAATCGCCACGTTCTCCTGCACATCAAAACGCTTCGTTTCGCTCTGCACCAGCGATTCGCGCCTCTGGTTCACGATGTGCGAGAGAAGGTGGGGTTCCAAGACACAGATCAATAAATGGGTGAAGGGTGCAGTCACGTACAGGCACCTCTATAGAACTCTAAGCGAGTGGGAGAATCTCATTGGCTTCTGGCGCCGGAGCGGGCCAGGTAGCGCTTCAATTTCTTCGCCTTCGTTGCTCTTCTTTGAGTGGTGGGATACTTGCATTTCGGGATTTAGGGTTTCGCCGTCGACCAATGGGTCATATGGCGTTGTTAAAGCTCCGTTTCTTTGGATGGGTCTTTCGGATGATGGCCAGATCGTTAATTTGTTGGATCCTGATGGCCGCAGTGAGGTTTCCGCGCCGGAGTTCGCGGCGGTGCCGGCGAATGGGGAG GTTGGATTAACTGAGAATGAGTTGATTCCAGTGAATTTGAGTTTCATGGGGAGGACGCATTTTGTTGTGGAGGAAAATCAGAGCTTTGCTGCTGCAAATTCTTCGAGTTGCAGTTCTGATCAGAAGAGAAATGGGTTTAGTAGGAGTATGAGCCCTGGGAACCTAAGCGGCGATGAATACGGTAGTGTCGGAGAGGATGTCAGTGGATCGCCAGGAAGCTTGCCAGACCGGTTGATGTCTGAGATTTATCAGCATTTGGCAAATAGGACTAGCCCTGGAAGTGATAAGTCGAGGAAGCAGAGGAGAAGGGAGAAGGAGAGGCTGGCTAAGAGGAAATGGGAGCCTGAGCATTTTGTGAAGATCGAGAATTGCTCACCAACACCATCGCGGCCTTTACAAGGCCTTTGGAAG GGAATCTGTGATGACATGAATTTAGCCTTTTACCTTGTGGTGTATGATGACATCGGGGGCATTGCCTGCCGAAGAGTTGGGGATCCTCCTGAGCGCTTTTCCAACTATGCCCCGGTTTTCTGGACATCTAAAACGACATTTCTGGAGACTCCATTTTCTCTGGAGGAAGAAACCTTGTATGACAGCCGGCTTCATATCAGACCGCATCAAACAAGCTTTGAAATTCAAGAGCAGTTCCACTTGTCCGATGTCGAAGTGGTAAACCCATTTCAGCAGTTACATTTGTCAGGCAACGAAGTTGTCAAACGAATTCTTCACATAAGCTCAAGCTATGATTTAGTTATTCCAGATGCAGCTGGAATGATAAATCCAAGGAGTGGAGAGGGAAGGATTTGGCAATACCACAATGATACTTTTGGATTTGGATTCCTTTGTGACAACTTTGTCATAGACATGAAGCATATTTTCCGCAACGGTTGTATTGTGGATATAGTGAATCCTTGA